A genomic segment from Nicotiana sylvestris chromosome 1, ASM39365v2, whole genome shotgun sequence encodes:
- the LOC104222058 gene encoding GTP 3',8-cyclase, mitochondrial, with protein MRPSTFRFFQWHLSHKSFSSASFSSRASLLSASSSGQNTTTSQLNGSSSKMYSTSCETLSEDSPKDKPISDMLIDSFGRLHTYLRISLTERCNLRCHYCMPAEGVELTPSAQLLSQDEIVRLASLFVSSGVNKIRLTGGEPTIRKDIEELCLQLSSLKGLKTLAMTTNGITLGKKLPKLKDSGLNLVNISLDTLVPAKFEFMTRRKGHQRVMESIDAAVELGYNPVKVNCVVMRGFNDDEICDFVELTRERPINVRFIEFMPFDGNVWNVKKLVPYAEMLDKVGKQFTGLQRIQDHPTETAKNFRIDGHQGSVSFITSMTEHFCAGCNRLRLLADGNFKVCLFGPSEVSLRDPLRLGEGDDKLREIIGAAVKRKKASHAGMFDIAKTPNRPMIHIGG; from the exons ATGCGGCCTTCTACCTTTAGATTCTTCCAATGGCATCTGAGTCACAAGTCTTTCAGCTCT GCTAGCTTTTCATCCAGAGCATCATTACTATCTGCAAGCAGCAGTGGTCAAAATACAACGACTAGTCAGCTCAATGGATCCTCGTCAAAGATGTATTCGACTTCATGCGAGACATTGTCCGAAGATTCACCCAAAGATAAACCTATTTCTGACATGTTGATCGATTCATTTGGAAGGCTGCACACGTATTTGAGAATATCATTGACTGAACGTTGCAATTTACGGTGCCACTACTGTATGCCAGCTGAGGGTGTAGAACTCACTCCTAGTGCTCAACTTCTATCTCAGGATGAGATTGTTCGCTTGGCAAGTTTGTTTGTTAGCTCTGGAGTGAACAAAATTCGTTTGACTGGTGGGGAACCAACTATTAGGAAGGATATCGAAGAACTTTGTTTGCAACTATCAAGCTTGAAGGGCCTGAAAACCCTGGCTATGACTACAAATGGGATTACTCTAGGAAAAAAACTTCCAAAGCTGAAAGACTCTGGACTTAATCTGGTGAACATAAGCTTAGACACATTAGTTCCAGCGAAATTTGAGTTTATGACTAGGCGCAAAGGGCATCAAAGAGTAATGGAGTCAATTGATGCTGCAGTAGAGCTGGGATATAATCCTGTCAAA GTAAACTGTGTTGTAATGCGTGGATTCAATGATGATGAAATTTGTGATTTTGTTGAGTTGACACGTGAAAGGCCAATCAATGTGCGGTTTATTGAGTTTATGCCATTTGATGGGAATGTTTGGAATGTCAAGAAGCTAGTACCTTATGCTGAAATGTTGGACAAAGTG GGTAAACAATTTACAGGGCTTCAGAGAATTCAAGATCATCCCACAGAGACAGCTAAGAATTTCAGGATAGATGGGCATCAAGGCTCGGTTTCATTTATTACATCAATGACTGAGCATTTCTGTGCTGGTTGTAACAGACTGCGACTTTTAGCTGATGGAAACTTCAAAGTTTGCCTTTTTGGTCCTTCGGAG GTGAGCTTGAGGGATCCTCTTCGTCTTGGTGAAGGTGATGATAAACTTAGGGAGATCATTGGGGCAGCA gtcaaaaggaagaaagCTTCTCATGCTGGGATGTTTGATATTGCAAAAACTCCAAATAGGCCGATGATACATATTGGTGGATGA